In Gammaproteobacteria bacterium, a single genomic region encodes these proteins:
- the trxB gene encoding thioredoxin-disulfide reductase produces MPIQHHRLIILGSGPAGYTAAIYAARANLNPVMISGMEPGGQLTRTTDVDNWPGDVEGLQGPALMDRMLKHAERFNTQVIRDHIVSCNLSQRPFLLVGDTGVEYSCDALIIATGASAQYLGIPSETAFMGRGVSACATCDGFFYRNLPVAVVGGGNTAVEEALYLSNIASKVTVIHRRDKFKAEKILIDHLMQKVESGKVEIAWNHTLDEVLGDDKGVNALRIKQVDSTNTQKIDVQGVFIAIGHRPNTEIFAGQLEMNNGYIRVNTGQSGNATETNVSGVFAAGDVSDHIYRQAITSAGTGCMAALDAEKYLDALK; encoded by the coding sequence ATGCCAATACAGCATCATCGATTAATAATTTTAGGTTCAGGACCGGCCGGATACACCGCGGCTATTTACGCTGCCCGTGCCAATTTAAACCCTGTCATGATTTCGGGTATGGAACCCGGCGGTCAGCTAACGCGGACTACAGATGTCGATAATTGGCCAGGCGATGTGGAAGGTTTGCAAGGGCCTGCTTTGATGGACCGCATGCTTAAACATGCTGAACGATTCAACACCCAGGTCATTCGCGATCATATTGTGAGCTGTAATCTATCCCAACGTCCTTTTTTACTGGTAGGCGATACTGGCGTGGAGTACAGCTGTGATGCATTAATTATTGCCACTGGCGCCTCAGCTCAATATTTGGGGATACCCTCTGAAACTGCTTTCATGGGGCGTGGTGTTTCTGCCTGTGCAACGTGTGATGGTTTTTTCTACCGTAACTTACCCGTTGCTGTAGTGGGTGGAGGAAATACCGCTGTCGAAGAAGCCCTGTATTTATCCAATATTGCAAGCAAAGTGACTGTGATACATCGACGCGATAAATTCAAAGCAGAAAAAATTCTGATCGATCACTTAATGCAAAAAGTAGAATCAGGGAAAGTTGAAATTGCCTGGAATCATACGCTGGATGAAGTTTTAGGCGACGATAAAGGCGTTAATGCGCTGCGCATCAAACAAGTTGATTCTACGAATACACAGAAAATTGATGTTCAAGGTGTCTTTATTGCGATTGGCCATCGACCTAATACTGAGATTTTTGCAGGGCAATTAGAGATGAATAATGGCTACATTCGAGTTAACACTGGCCAATCTGGAAACGCCACTGAAACTAATGTTTCAGGGGTTTTTGCTGCAGGTGATGTCTCTGATCATATTTATCGTCAAGCGATCACTTCTGCCGGCACGGGGTGCATGGCAGCACTAGATGCTGAAAAATATCTCGATGCGCTTAAATGA
- the infA gene encoding translation initiation factor IF-1 — MPKDDHIEMEGVVTDSLPNTTFRVKLENGHTVIAHISGRMRKNYIRILTGDLVRVELTPYDLTKGRITYRSTEKRKPGAIPPAETTTDEPQTDADKK; from the coding sequence ATGCCAAAAGATGATCATATAGAAATGGAAGGGGTTGTTACTGACTCCCTGCCCAACACCACGTTTCGCGTGAAACTCGAGAATGGTCACACTGTTATCGCCCATATTTCTGGTCGAATGCGTAAAAATTATATTCGAATTCTTACGGGAGATTTAGTGAGAGTCGAATTAACGCCTTATGATTTGACGAAAGGTCGAATTACCTACCGTAGTACAGAAAAAAGAAAGCCTGGGGCGATACCACCCGCAGAAACAACTACAGATGAACCACAAACAGATGCGGACAAAAAGTAA
- the clpA gene encoding ATP-dependent Clp protease ATP-binding subunit ClpA: MFSKALEVTLNSAFSRARAKRHEFMTVEHLFYELLDNPEALEVLVACNANVDRLRAGVGIFIDETTPLLPPGNDKDIQPTLGFQRVLQRAIFQVQSSGQAEVSGANVLAAIFGEQESQAVYFLSQEKVSRLDVINYISHGISKIQHMGGATHLEHSVDMGMGGDQNFQESLLERYTVNLNDQAMLGKIDPLIGRQDEIDRTIQVLCRRRKNNPLFVGEAGVGKTAIAEGLATRIVNKKVPEPMLNAVIYSLDLGVLLAGTKYRGDFEKRFKSVLKELKSIPGVIVFIDEIHTIIGAGAASGGTMDASNLLKPLLSSGELRCMGSTTFQEYRTIFEKDRALTRRFQKIDISEPSVEDTYQILQGLKTRFESYHGVKYTKEGLRAAAELSDRYINERHLPDKAIDVVDEAGAFQRLQPVNKRKRTIGKREIEEMVAKIARIPSRNVTATDKEVLQNLERDLKMLVFGQDHAIESLATAIKLSRSGLREPQKPVGSFLFAGPTGVGKTEVTRQLATTLGVELVRFDMSEYMERHSVSRLIGSPPGYVGYEEGGLLTEAITKHPHAVLLLDEIEKAHTDIFNILLQVMDHGTLTDNNGRVADFRHVIIVMTTNAGADLLERSSMGFLDADVTIDGSDAIKRMFAPEFRNRLDAVIQFRHLDPAILSRVVDKFLTELEVQLAARNVVIEVDSTAREWLAIHGYDRKMGARPMARLIQEQIKKPLADELIFGRLVEGGNVFVTIENDKIVYKIRELVTSRLATQKQ, translated from the coding sequence ATGTTTAGCAAAGCATTGGAAGTGACATTGAATTCAGCCTTCTCACGAGCACGTGCGAAGCGACACGAATTCATGACAGTTGAACATTTATTTTACGAACTTCTCGACAACCCTGAAGCTCTAGAAGTACTCGTTGCATGCAACGCAAACGTAGATAGACTTCGTGCTGGAGTTGGTATATTTATAGACGAAACGACACCATTATTACCACCTGGTAACGATAAAGATATCCAACCAACACTCGGATTTCAACGCGTATTACAACGCGCAATATTTCAGGTTCAATCATCTGGTCAGGCAGAAGTCAGTGGAGCAAATGTACTCGCTGCAATATTTGGTGAACAAGAAAGCCAAGCCGTTTACTTTTTATCACAAGAAAAAGTGAGTCGCTTAGACGTTATTAATTATATTTCACACGGAATATCAAAAATACAACACATGGGTGGAGCAACACACCTCGAACATTCAGTCGACATGGGAATGGGTGGAGACCAAAACTTCCAAGAAAGTTTACTCGAACGTTATACCGTCAATCTAAACGATCAAGCTATGCTTGGAAAAATCGACCCTCTCATTGGTCGACAAGATGAAATTGACAGAACTATTCAAGTTCTATGCAGAAGACGAAAAAATAATCCATTATTTGTTGGTGAAGCAGGTGTGGGAAAAACAGCAATTGCTGAAGGACTCGCAACGAGAATCGTAAATAAAAAAGTTCCAGAACCGATGCTCAATGCTGTCATTTACTCACTCGACTTAGGTGTATTGCTCGCTGGAACAAAATACCGTGGCGACTTTGAAAAACGATTTAAATCTGTACTAAAAGAGCTAAAATCTATTCCGGGTGTCATTGTTTTCATCGATGAAATTCACACCATTATTGGTGCAGGTGCTGCATCAGGTGGAACCATGGATGCATCAAACTTATTAAAACCATTATTAAGTAGTGGCGAATTACGTTGCATGGGATCAACAACATTCCAAGAATATCGCACTATTTTTGAAAAAGACCGTGCATTGACACGACGATTTCAAAAAATTGATATTAGTGAACCTAGCGTAGAAGATACCTATCAAATACTGCAGGGATTGAAAACGCGCTTCGAAAGTTATCACGGAGTGAAATATACAAAAGAAGGTTTACGTGCTGCAGCAGAATTATCAGATCGATACATTAATGAACGTCATTTACCTGATAAAGCAATTGACGTTGTAGATGAAGCCGGTGCATTTCAACGACTACAACCAGTGAATAAACGTAAACGCACTATTGGAAAGCGTGAGATAGAAGAAATGGTTGCTAAAATAGCACGAATTCCATCTCGTAATGTTACTGCTACTGATAAAGAAGTGTTGCAAAACTTAGAACGCGATTTAAAAATGCTCGTTTTTGGACAAGACCATGCCATCGAATCACTTGCAACTGCAATAAAACTATCACGTTCTGGATTACGTGAACCACAAAAACCAGTAGGATCATTCTTATTTGCTGGACCAACCGGTGTTGGTAAAACGGAAGTGACTCGACAATTAGCAACTACTTTAGGGGTAGAGCTTGTTCGGTTCGACATGTCAGAATATATGGAAAGGCACAGTGTTTCCCGATTAATTGGTTCACCTCCAGGTTATGTTGGATACGAAGAAGGTGGTTTACTCACTGAAGCAATTACAAAACATCCTCATGCCGTATTACTCTTGGATGAAATTGAAAAAGCGCATACCGATATTTTCAATATTCTCTTGCAAGTAATGGATCACGGAACATTAACTGATAATAATGGACGGGTAGCTGATTTTCGACATGTTATTATTGTGATGACAACAAATGCCGGAGCAGATTTATTAGAACGCTCATCAATGGGATTTTTAGATGCTGATGTCACAATAGATGGCAGTGATGCAATTAAACGTATGTTTGCACCTGAATTTAGAAATCGATTAGACGCTGTTATTCAATTCCGACATCTTGATCCTGCGATATTAAGTCGAGTGGTAGATAAATTCTTAACAGAACTCGAAGTTCAGCTCGCTGCACGAAACGTTGTGATTGAAGTAGATTCTACGGCGCGTGAATGGTTAGCAATACATGGCTATGATCGAAAAATGGGTGCACGACCAATGGCAAGATTAATTCAAGAGCAAATTAAAAAGCCATTAGCTGATGAATTAATTTTTGGACGCCTTGTTGAGGGTGGAAATGTATTTGTCACAATCGAAAATGACAAAATTGTTTATAAAATTAGAGAGCTAGTAACGAGTAGATTAGCGACTCAAAAACAATAG
- the clpS gene encoding ATP-dependent Clp protease adapter ClpS — translation MNEKLAPVIESEVEVGELSADLKVKKPSMYVVILINDDFTPMEFVIEVLMKYFGKSAELARLIMLQVHYQGRGVCGVFTREIAETKVTLVNAFARSHEHPLLCTMQIA, via the coding sequence ATGAATGAGAAGTTGGCGCCAGTTATAGAGAGCGAAGTAGAGGTTGGTGAATTATCTGCCGACCTGAAGGTGAAGAAGCCATCAATGTATGTGGTCATACTCATCAATGACGACTTTACACCGATGGAGTTTGTAATAGAGGTGCTTATGAAATATTTTGGTAAAAGTGCAGAGTTAGCAAGATTGATTATGTTACAGGTGCATTATCAAGGACGTGGAGTATGTGGGGTTTTTACACGAGAAATTGCAGAAACCAAAGTTACTCTTGTTAATGCCTTCGCGCGTAGTCATGAACATCCACTGTTGTGCACTATGCAAATTGCATGA
- the icd gene encoding NADP-dependent isocitrate dehydrogenase, translating into MSDKKIQVPAEGEAISVNADATLNVPNNPIVPFIEGDGIGVDITPVMRAVVDAAVEKVYGNKRKIAWMEIYAGEKANQVYGKDVWLPDETLQAIRDYVIAIKGPLTTPVGGGIRSLNVALRQELDLYVCLRPIRYFDGTPSPVREPQNTNMVIFRENSEDIYAGIEWAADTDAAKKIIKFLQQEMGVKKIRFPETCGIGIKPVSKAGTSRLVRRAIQYAVDNNRDSVTLVHKGNIMKFTEGAFKEWGYQVAREEFGAQPLEGGPWHVFKNPNTGKDIVIKDVIADAFLQQILLRPMDYDVIATLNLNGDYISDALAAQVGGIGIAPGANLGDTVGVFEATHGTAPKYAGKDAVNPGSLILSAEMMLRHFGWIEAADLIIASMARTIKAKTVTYDFARILEGSTQLKTSEFGQAMIKQF; encoded by the coding sequence ATGAGCGATAAGAAAATTCAAGTGCCTGCGGAAGGTGAAGCAATTTCTGTGAATGCTGATGCTACGTTAAATGTACCCAATAATCCTATTGTACCTTTTATTGAAGGTGATGGTATTGGTGTGGATATTACTCCAGTGATGAGAGCTGTAGTTGATGCTGCTGTAGAAAAAGTCTATGGAAATAAGCGAAAAATTGCATGGATGGAAATTTATGCCGGTGAGAAAGCGAATCAGGTCTATGGTAAAGATGTTTGGTTGCCGGATGAAACATTGCAGGCAATACGAGATTATGTGATCGCAATTAAGGGCCCTTTAACGACTCCTGTTGGTGGTGGTATTCGTTCTTTGAATGTAGCCCTTAGACAAGAATTAGATTTGTACGTGTGCCTACGACCAATACGCTATTTTGATGGAACACCAAGTCCAGTGCGCGAACCTCAGAACACAAATATGGTGATTTTCCGTGAGAATTCTGAGGATATTTACGCAGGTATTGAGTGGGCTGCTGATACGGATGCGGCAAAAAAAATCATTAAGTTTTTGCAGCAAGAGATGGGTGTGAAAAAAATACGTTTTCCAGAAACTTGCGGAATCGGAATTAAACCTGTTTCTAAAGCGGGAACAAGTCGGTTAGTTCGACGAGCAATTCAGTACGCAGTTGATAACAATCGAGATTCAGTAACATTAGTTCATAAGGGCAATATTATGAAATTTACTGAGGGCGCATTTAAAGAGTGGGGTTATCAAGTTGCTCGTGAGGAGTTTGGTGCTCAGCCTTTGGAAGGTGGACCTTGGCATGTGTTTAAAAATCCTAACACTGGAAAAGATATTGTCATTAAAGATGTTATTGCTGATGCATTTTTACAGCAAATTTTGTTACGTCCTATGGATTATGATGTGATTGCAACGTTAAATTTAAATGGTGACTATATTTCTGATGCGCTCGCAGCACAGGTCGGTGGCATTGGAATTGCACCAGGTGCAAATTTAGGTGATACCGTGGGAGTTTTTGAAGCAACGCATGGTACTGCTCCAAAATATGCCGGAAAAGATGCTGTGAATCCAGGTTCATTAATTTTATCGGCTGAGATGATGCTCAGACATTTTGGATGGATTGAAGCGGCCGATTTAATTATTGCATCGATGGCACGTACTATTAAAGCAAAAACAGTGACGTATGATTTTGCGCGTATATTAGAAGGCTCGACGCAATTAAAAACGTCTGAATTCGGTCAAGCGATGATTAAACAATTTTAA
- a CDS encoding pseudouridine synthase: protein MSRLILFNKPYGVLTQFTDKSGRSTLADFIPVKNVYPAGRLDRDSEGLVVLTDDGKLQHQISDPQFKLTKTYWVQVEGKPNHDAINQLQLGVQLNDGPTKPAEVKLIVPPTVWDRDPPIRFREVIPTCWLEIGVREGRNRLIRRMTAAVGFPTLRLIRFKIGEWTLAGLAPGEWCEIKPSLSDDDITLEEETSS, encoded by the coding sequence ATGAGCAGACTGATTTTATTCAATAAGCCGTATGGAGTCTTAACTCAGTTTACGGATAAATCAGGGCGTTCTACCCTTGCAGACTTTATTCCAGTCAAAAATGTATACCCTGCCGGGCGATTAGACCGAGATAGTGAAGGTTTGGTCGTTTTAACCGATGATGGTAAACTTCAACATCAAATTTCAGATCCCCAATTTAAGCTGACAAAAACCTACTGGGTTCAAGTCGAGGGAAAACCCAACCACGATGCTATTAATCAACTTCAACTCGGCGTTCAGCTGAACGATGGACCGACAAAACCGGCTGAAGTTAAGCTCATCGTGCCTCCCACTGTCTGGGATCGAGATCCACCCATTCGATTTCGAGAAGTTATACCAACGTGTTGGCTTGAAATTGGTGTTCGTGAGGGTAGAAATAGACTTATTCGTCGTATGACGGCTGCCGTAGGCTTCCCTACGTTGCGTTTAATTCGATTTAAAATCGGAGAATGGACGCTCGCGGGTCTTGCTCCTGGTGAATGGTGTGAGATTAAACCCTCACTCTCAGATGATGATATTACCCTCGAAGAGGAAACCTCGAGTTAG
- the mnmA gene encoding tRNA 2-thiouridine(34) synthase MnmA gives MKEHIIVGMSGGVDSSVTAALLCEQGYKVTGLFMRNWDSDDKDPYCTATQDLTDARTVCDKLNIPLKTVNFAQEYWDKVFSHFLDEYAAGRTPNPDILCNKEIKFRAFLDHALSLGADAIATGHYARIHAGNRFQLLRGIDTNKDQSYFLYTLGQHQLAHSRFPLGELTKTQVRTMAQNYGFINHAKKDSTGICFIGERKFQSFLSEYLLAQPGNIETDDGKIIGKHSGLMFYTLGQRQGLGIGGLNNFTEAPWYVVTKDLARNTLIVAQQHDHPLLMSNSLICQDIHWIDEATPQLPLKCTAKIRYRCSDQNCKVNAISDGEYQVIFEQPQRAITPGQSIVFYQDDVCLGGGVIHSEYPLNLSR, from the coding sequence GTGAAAGAGCACATCATCGTTGGAATGTCGGGAGGTGTTGATTCTTCTGTCACTGCCGCCTTGTTGTGTGAACAAGGCTATAAAGTCACTGGTCTTTTCATGCGGAATTGGGACAGCGACGATAAAGATCCTTATTGTACTGCCACACAAGACTTAACCGATGCCAGAACCGTTTGCGACAAACTCAATATTCCGTTAAAAACCGTCAATTTCGCCCAAGAATACTGGGATAAGGTCTTTAGCCATTTTCTTGATGAATATGCCGCAGGTCGAACACCAAATCCAGACATCTTGTGCAACAAAGAAATTAAATTCCGGGCATTTTTAGATCATGCCCTCTCCTTAGGTGCAGATGCTATTGCTACCGGTCATTATGCACGCATTCACGCAGGTAACCGCTTTCAATTATTACGAGGCATAGATACCAATAAAGATCAAAGTTATTTCTTGTATACGTTAGGCCAACATCAATTAGCTCACAGTCGATTTCCACTAGGTGAATTAACAAAAACACAAGTGCGGACAATGGCTCAAAACTATGGATTTATCAATCATGCTAAAAAAGATAGTACAGGCATTTGTTTTATAGGTGAGAGAAAGTTCCAATCTTTTCTCAGTGAATATTTATTAGCACAACCCGGTAACATTGAAACTGACGATGGAAAAATAATAGGAAAACACAGCGGTTTAATGTTTTATACTTTAGGACAAAGACAAGGTTTAGGAATCGGTGGTCTTAATAATTTTACTGAAGCACCTTGGTATGTAGTCACAAAAGATCTTGCAAGAAATACTCTAATCGTAGCCCAACAACATGATCATCCTCTATTAATGAGTAATTCTCTGATTTGTCAGGACATCCATTGGATTGATGAAGCAACGCCACAATTACCCTTGAAATGTACAGCAAAAATACGCTATCGCTGCAGCGATCAAAACTGTAAGGTTAACGCTATATCTGATGGGGAATATCAAGTCATTTTCGAACAGCCACAACGTGCAATCACTCCAGGGCAATCCATCGTATTTTATCAAGATGATGTTTGCTTAGGAGGTGGGGTTATCCATTCAGAATACCCACTTAACCTCAGTCGCTGA
- the mfd gene encoding transcription-repair coupling factor has protein sequence MKNNTLFTLNLPKNPGEVQSWGEVSGLGIALSILSAAHQASGPVLIISSDSLSAKRLHNELLFVNSPTDPLPLYLLPDWEILPYDHFSPHQDIISERLLTLSQLPETKRAIVIVPVNTLMHRIAPRQHLEAHVFSITKGMRLDSDAFRQRLIRAGYRATSQVLEHGEYSQRGSIIDLYPMGSLLPYRIDLFDDEIETIRTFDPDTQCSLEIVEKIALLPAQEYPLTEEAITQFRQSWRENFSGNPAKSPLYQSISDGLTAPGIEYYLPLFYDKLESVFDYLPTQSLVISVEDIATGAEHFRQEVLSRYEQLRYDTERPILAPHDITLAIDELFGHIKKFPQIKITHEKVEDKPGRINLHLQKPSVSIEEKKEFSHHLKSLFDDNIRVLWVAESAGRQQVLYDLLQKTNIKPETFDYLENFISSSTQHGITTAPVFQGVNLKDKNILILTEGELFGEKVIQQRRRQGRSLDPNTLIRNLSELQIGSPIVHIDHGVGRYLGLQSITTDGIEAEYLTIEYAEKHKLYVPVGSLHLVSRYSGADTDTAPLHQLGSSRWQKAKRKAAEKARDAAAELLDIYARRESKIRDSYGALPTEYVDFAATFPFEETPDQQQAIQMVINDLAKTRPMDRLICGDVGFGKTEVAMRAAFIVAYHQKQVAVLVPTTLLAEQHFNNFRDRFAKLPVTIEMISRFRSQKEQQTILANCAEGKVDIIIGTHKLLQPDIKFKNLGLLIIDEEHRFGVRQKERIKSLRANVDILTLTATPIPRTLNLAMSSIRDLSIIATPPARRLAINTFVHEYSPALIKEAMLREILRGGQVYYLHNDVKSIKKIADEIEQLVPEAKTGVAHGQMRERELEKVMADFYHRRFSVLVCTTIIESGIDVPSANTIIINRADKFGLAQLHQIRGRVGRSHHQAYAYLLTPPENILTADAQKRLEAIASLSDLGAGFALATNDLEIRGAGEILGEEQSGHIQEVGFTLYTELLENAVKALKSGESIDLDREINHGPEIDLGISALIPETYVHDINLRLTLYKRLSSCKNNEELQELQVEFIDRFGQLPDPARHLFIIAEIKLLATRLGITKILVRQQNGRLDLEPEPKINVENLIKLIQSQPTKYRFEGANCIRFNTQKADTASKISSIQQLLSNLT, from the coding sequence ATGAAAAATAATACACTATTTACACTCAATTTGCCAAAGAATCCTGGTGAAGTACAGTCTTGGGGGGAAGTCTCTGGGCTCGGCATTGCCCTATCTATACTATCTGCAGCACATCAGGCATCCGGACCAGTGTTAATAATTTCCTCCGATTCTCTCAGCGCTAAACGCTTACACAATGAATTGCTCTTTGTTAACTCTCCAACAGATCCACTACCATTGTACCTTTTGCCAGACTGGGAGATTTTGCCCTACGATCATTTTTCACCGCATCAAGACATCATCTCTGAACGCTTACTCACCTTGAGCCAACTTCCTGAGACAAAAAGAGCGATTGTGATTGTTCCTGTAAACACCTTAATGCACCGTATTGCACCTCGTCAGCATTTAGAAGCTCACGTTTTCTCTATTACTAAAGGCATGCGTCTTGATAGCGACGCATTCAGACAGCGCTTAATCCGTGCTGGATACAGAGCAACTTCACAAGTCTTAGAGCATGGTGAGTATTCTCAACGAGGATCCATCATTGATCTTTATCCGATGGGAAGCTTATTGCCTTACAGAATCGATTTGTTTGATGATGAAATAGAAACCATTCGAACCTTCGATCCTGATACTCAATGTTCTCTCGAAATTGTTGAAAAAATAGCCTTACTTCCAGCACAAGAATATCCTCTCACTGAAGAAGCCATAACACAGTTTCGACAGTCCTGGCGCGAAAATTTTTCAGGTAATCCTGCAAAATCTCCTCTATACCAATCAATAAGCGATGGGTTAACTGCACCCGGCATTGAATATTACCTCCCTCTTTTTTACGACAAATTAGAATCAGTATTTGATTATTTACCCACTCAATCACTTGTCATTTCTGTTGAAGATATTGCAACAGGTGCAGAACATTTTCGTCAAGAAGTACTCTCTCGCTATGAACAACTTCGCTACGATACTGAACGACCTATTTTAGCTCCTCATGATATAACGCTGGCTATCGATGAATTATTTGGACATATTAAAAAATTCCCTCAGATTAAAATTACTCACGAAAAAGTTGAAGATAAGCCTGGACGTATTAATTTACACCTTCAAAAACCAAGTGTATCTATAGAAGAAAAAAAAGAATTTTCTCACCACCTAAAATCATTATTTGATGATAATATTCGTGTGCTTTGGGTAGCTGAATCAGCAGGTCGTCAACAAGTACTATACGATTTATTACAAAAAACCAACATTAAACCCGAGACATTCGATTATCTTGAGAATTTTATCTCCAGCTCAACTCAACACGGCATTACTACTGCACCTGTATTTCAAGGTGTAAATTTAAAAGACAAGAATATACTGATTCTTACTGAAGGCGAATTATTCGGAGAAAAAGTCATTCAACAACGTCGCAGACAAGGACGTAGTCTTGATCCTAATACACTCATTCGCAACCTCTCTGAACTTCAAATTGGCTCTCCCATCGTGCATATTGATCACGGTGTAGGTCGTTATCTAGGGCTTCAAAGTATTACTACAGACGGAATCGAAGCTGAATATTTAACAATAGAATATGCTGAAAAACATAAACTCTATGTGCCTGTTGGTTCATTACATTTAGTCAGTCGTTATTCTGGAGCAGATACTGATACCGCACCCTTGCATCAACTCGGATCCAGCCGTTGGCAAAAAGCGAAACGAAAAGCAGCTGAAAAAGCTCGCGATGCCGCTGCCGAATTACTCGATATTTATGCTCGACGTGAAAGTAAAATACGCGACAGCTACGGTGCTTTACCGACCGAATATGTTGATTTTGCCGCCACCTTCCCCTTTGAAGAAACGCCCGATCAACAGCAAGCCATTCAAATGGTCATTAATGATTTGGCAAAAACGCGTCCTATGGATCGATTAATTTGTGGTGATGTCGGATTTGGTAAAACAGAAGTTGCGATGCGTGCTGCGTTTATTGTTGCGTACCATCAAAAACAAGTCGCTGTTTTGGTCCCTACAACGTTACTTGCAGAACAACATTTCAACAATTTTAGGGATCGGTTTGCAAAACTTCCGGTAACAATCGAAATGATTTCTCGTTTCAGAAGTCAAAAAGAGCAACAAACGATTCTCGCAAATTGTGCTGAAGGTAAAGTTGATATTATTATCGGCACACATAAATTACTACAACCCGATATCAAATTTAAAAATCTTGGCTTATTGATTATCGATGAAGAACATCGATTTGGTGTCAGACAAAAAGAACGAATTAAATCATTACGAGCTAACGTTGACATTCTAACCCTAACAGCGACTCCCATTCCACGCACACTTAATTTAGCAATGTCGAGCATTAGAGACTTATCAATTATTGCAACACCGCCAGCGCGTCGTCTGGCAATTAATACTTTTGTGCATGAATATAGCCCTGCACTGATCAAAGAAGCTATGTTGCGTGAAATTTTACGTGGCGGACAAGTGTATTATTTGCATAATGATGTTAAATCCATCAAAAAAATCGCTGACGAAATTGAACAATTAGTTCCTGAAGCTAAAACAGGGGTCGCTCACGGACAAATGCGTGAACGTGAATTAGAAAAAGTGATGGCAGATTTTTATCATCGCCGTTTTAGTGTTTTGGTTTGCACAACAATCATTGAGTCCGGTATTGACGTACCTTCCGCCAATACCATTATTATCAATAGAGCCGATAAATTTGGCCTGGCGCAATTGCATCAAATTCGTGGTCGTGTCGGTCGATCGCACCATCAAGCCTATGCGTATTTACTCACACCACCGGAGAACATTCTCACTGCTGATGCTCAAAAACGCTTAGAAGCTATTGCTAGTCTCTCTGATCTCGGTGCAGGTTTCGCGCTGGCGACCAACGATTTAGAAATTCGCGGTGCTGGAGAAATATTGGGTGAAGAACAAAGTGGACACATTCAAGAAGTCGGTTTTACCCTCTATACTGAGCTGCTCGAAAACGCTGTTAAAGCCCTTAAATCGGGCGAAAGTATCGATCTTGATCGTGAAATTAATCATGGTCCAGAAATCGATTTGGGAATTAGCGCTTTAATTCCTGAAACCTACGTACACGACATTAATTTAAGATTGACACTGTATAAACGGCTGTCAAGTTGCAAAAATAATGAAGAGCTTCAAGAGTTACAAGTTGAATTTATCGATCGATTTGGACAGCTTCCTGACCCTGCGCGTCATCTTTTTATTATTGCCGAAATCAAACTTCTCGCTACACGACTCGGTATTACAAAAATTCTTGTTCGACAACAAAACGGGCGTCTCGATCTCGAACCAGAACCCAAAATCAACGTCGAGAATTTAATTAAATTAATTCAATCACAACCTACAAAATATCGATTTGAAGGCGCTAATTGCATTCGATTCAATACACAAAAGGCAGATACCGCCTCTAAGATTTCTTCAATTCAGCAATTACTCTCTAACCTTACATAA